Proteins encoded by one window of Vicinamibacterales bacterium:
- the purS gene encoding phosphoribosylformylglycinamidine synthase subunit PurS, whose translation MRARVYVTLKPSVFDPQGRVVADALHSLGYGDVRDVRQGKFFEVELDGDDRSTAETRVAEMAATLLANPVIESYRVEVL comes from the coding sequence ATGCGAGCCCGTGTATACGTGACTCTGAAGCCCTCGGTGTTCGACCCCCAAGGCCGCGTCGTCGCGGACGCCCTGCACTCGCTGGGGTACGGCGACGTCCGCGACGTGCGGCAGGGGAAATTCTTCGAGGTGGAACTCGACGGGGACGATCGCTCGACGGCCGAAACTCGAGTGGCGGAGATGGCGGCCACGCTTCTCGCGAACCCGGTCATCGAGAGCTATCGGGTCGAGGTGCTGTGA
- the purQ gene encoding phosphoribosylformylglycinamidine synthase subunit PurQ, whose amino-acid sequence MTFAVIVFPGSNSDYDAYHAATAVVGEHATLVWHKDTTLGGADAVILPGGFAHGDYLRTGAIARFSPIMAAVAAFAERGGPVLGICNGFQVLLEAGLLPGAMLRNRRLKYVSRIVPVRVEATDTPFTAACSTGQVLRLPIAHGEGNYFADSDVVEELERDRRVIFRYVTEDGEAADDGNPNGSIHNIAGICNSRRNVVGMMPHPERACEPWMGSADGRAVLESVVRSFAAGAAGGSR is encoded by the coding sequence ATGACGTTCGCGGTCATCGTCTTCCCCGGCTCCAATTCGGACTACGACGCGTATCACGCGGCGACTGCGGTCGTCGGGGAGCACGCGACCCTGGTCTGGCACAAAGACACCACGCTGGGCGGCGCCGATGCCGTCATCCTGCCCGGTGGGTTTGCGCACGGCGACTACCTGCGGACCGGCGCGATCGCGCGCTTCTCACCCATCATGGCCGCCGTGGCCGCGTTCGCCGAGCGGGGCGGGCCCGTGCTGGGCATCTGCAACGGGTTCCAGGTGCTGCTCGAGGCGGGCCTGTTGCCCGGTGCGATGCTCCGGAACCGCCGCCTCAAGTACGTCTCGCGGATCGTGCCGGTCCGGGTCGAAGCCACCGACACCCCCTTCACGGCCGCCTGCAGCACCGGTCAAGTGCTGCGGCTCCCCATTGCACATGGCGAGGGGAACTACTTCGCCGATTCGGACGTCGTGGAGGAGCTCGAGCGGGACCGCAGGGTGATCTTCCGCTACGTCACCGAAGACGGCGAGGCCGCCGACGACGGCAACCCGAACGGGTCGATCCACAACATCGCCGGCATCTGCAACTCCAGGCGCAACGTGGTGGGGATGATGCCGCACCCCGAGCGTGCGTGCGAGCCCTGGATGGGCAGCGCTGACGGTCGGGCCGTCCTCGAATCCGTGGTGCGCAGTTTCGCCGCCGGAGCGGCCGGAGGGTCCCGATGA